TATTAGTGTTTTCGCTTATTTTAATCCCCACCTCTAAGAGCGCTTATTACGGGTTTTTGCGTCAAAAAAAAGACAAGATTGATATTAACATCAGAGCGGGTGAATTCGGGCAAAAATTAGGCGATTGGCTCGTGTATGTGGATAAAGCTGAAAACAATTCCTATGATAATTTAGTGCTTTTTTCCAATAAAAGCCTCTCTCAAGAAAGCTTTATTCTGGCTCAAAAAGGCAATATCAACAATCAAAACGGCGTGTTTGAATTGAATTTATACAACGGTCATGCGTATTTCACTCAAGGCGATAAAATGCGTAAAGTTGATTTTGAAGAATTGCATTTGCGCAACAAGCTCAAGTCTTTCAATTCTAATGATGCGGCTTATTTGCAGGGCACGGATTATTTAGGTTATTGGAAAAAAGCCTTTGGTAAAAACGCTAATAAAAATCAAAAACGCCGTTTTTCTCAAGCGATTTTAGTTTCCTTGTTCCCTTTAGCGAGCATGTTTTTAATCCCTTTATTTGGCATCGCCAACCCACGATTCAAAACGAATTGGAGTTATTTTTATGTCCTTGGAGCGGTTGGGGTTTATTTTTTAATGGTGCATGTGATTTCTACGGATTTGTTTTTGATGACTTTTTTCTTCCCCTTTATTTGGGCGTTTGGCTCTTATTTGTTGTTTAGAAAATTCATTTTAAAGCGTTATTAAATGCGGTGTTTTAAGGCTACTATCGCTTATGATGGGGCGTATTTTTTAGGCTATGCCAAACAGCCCAACAAACTCGGCGTTCAAGATAAAATAGAAAGCACTTTAAACGCGCTAGGGATTAAAAGCGTTGTGGTTGCGGCTGGGCGCACGGATAAAGGCGTGCATGCCAACAACCAGGTTTTGTCTTTTCACGCTCCAAAACACTGGAGCGCTGATAAATTATTTTATTATCTAGCCCCTAAACTCGCTCCGCATATTGTCTTAAAAAAGCTAGAAGAAAAAAACTTCCATGCGCGTTTTGACGCTCAAAAAAGAGCGTATCGTTACCTTTTGACGAAGAATTTAAAAACGCCTTTTTTAGCGCCTTATATCGCTTGTGGGGATTATGGCTCACTAGATGCGTTAAACACCGCTTTAAAGCAATTCACAGGCAAGCATGATTTTTCCATGTTTAAGAAAGAAGGCGGGGCTACAACCAATCCTAATCGCATCATTTTTAACGCTTTTGCTTATACAGCCTTTATCATGGGGCATGAGTGCGTGGTGTTTAAAATCATTGGCGATGCGTTTTTACGCTCCAGCGTGCGTTTGATCATTCAAGCATGCGTTCAATATTCACTAGAAAAAATCACGCTCGCTGAAATTGAAATGCAAATCCACAACATCAAAGCCACTATAAGAACGCCCATAATGGCTAATGGTTTGTATTTGCACAGGGTGTATTATTGAAAACTCAAAAGGTGTTCTTCCCAATCTAGAGCGCTTTTGATAATGGTGTCTAGGTTGTTATAAAGGGGTTTGAAAGGGGTG
This DNA window, taken from Helicobacter pylori, encodes the following:
- a CDS encoding LptF/LptG family permease; this encodes MVKHYLFMAVSQVFFSFFLVLFFISSIVLLISIASVTLVIKVSFLDLVQLFLYSLPGTIFFILPITFFAACALGLSRLSYDHELLVFFSLGVSPKKMTKAFVPLSLLVSAILLVFSLILIPTSKSAYYGFLRQKKDKIDINIRAGEFGQKLGDWLVYVDKAENNSYDNLVLFSNKSLSQESFILAQKGNINNQNGVFELNLYNGHAYFTQGDKMRKVDFEELHLRNKLKSFNSNDAAYLQGTDYLGYWKKAFGKNANKNQKRRFSQAILVSLFPLASMFLIPLFGIANPRFKTNWSYFYVLGAVGVYFLMVHVISTDLFLMTFFFPFIWAFGSYLLFRKFILKRY
- the truA gene encoding tRNA pseudouridine(38-40) synthase TruA, with product MRCFKATIAYDGAYFLGYAKQPNKLGVQDKIESTLNALGIKSVVVAAGRTDKGVHANNQVLSFHAPKHWSADKLFYYLAPKLAPHIVLKKLEEKNFHARFDAQKRAYRYLLTKNLKTPFLAPYIACGDYGSLDALNTALKQFTGKHDFSMFKKEGGATTNPNRIIFNAFAYTAFIMGHECVVFKIIGDAFLRSSVRLIIQACVQYSLEKITLAEIEMQIHNIKATIRTPIMANGLYLHRVYY